DNA from Flavobacterium aestivum:
TTATCTAATTGGTGTATGGATGATTTTAATGGGGATTTTTTCATTGACACATCATCTTGCATAGATAAATATAGCGAAATTGCATTATGGGTACATTCTCATCCAAATTATATTCAAAATGCCAAAGATGAATTTTTAATCACTGATTTGGCAGACCCTTGGCTTATCGCCTACGCTATGAAAAATAATTGTACTATCGTAACTCATGAGATAAGTTCGAATTCAATAAAAAGAGTTAAAATTCCTGAACCTTGTAATCATTTTGGAGTTCCATATACAACTCTAATACAAATGTTTAGAAATTTAGGCGAATCATTCTAATA
Protein-coding regions in this window:
- a CDS encoding DUF4411 family protein, producing the protein MKYLLDSNIFIQAHRMHYPFDVVPGFWNKLVDLSNRGIIVSIDKVKKELCDISTPDTLSNWCMDDFNGDFFIDTSSCIDKYSEIALWVHSHPNYIQNAKDEFLITDLADPWLIAYAMKNNCTIVTHEISSNSIKRVKIPEPCNHFGVPYTTLIQMFRNLGESF